The proteins below are encoded in one region of Bacteroidetes Order II. bacterium:
- a CDS encoding PEGA domain-containing protein, producing MDSLFEDVTPRSDQALPLNTTLNGEYTVGRVLRQSGNGFTYLAKDPNDRLVVVQELFPKHLVSRNLGETEVRPMTTQAVFDLSGGIEMMLREGDALQQVNHPSVAKIQETFASNSTAYVVSAYYEGRTLSDLIMKHGGRLAERMALENALLALTGLKAIHDRKVVHKGIKPEQIYMPAAGKMILVNDGLYDPVLPHPYASTGYDAPELFHKGMEQGPWTDLYSFGGILYTALTGQQPAPASERIPVDNLTPPRSLNPEISEALEMVIIKLLSPEPKDRFASVGEFAKVLQPIYKAVIQGQIPPKPTFLGASSPVVLLPFPQTKPSGTADTQAAIPAFREDWKSTGRQPLPAMDAPITPPIQTAPQIPAFTEPPPSDWDEPPVPTSQNNWEKPASGAWNTPSSAPPNTPTEWQASKSTSGLTSEDLGGRLFPMDTVEAKPIPDAVPKVATPPQKKKNIWPVFLILLLGIGGVTAGGWWYLNHNNKTQVVLGTNPVTGAKLNIRSVETGETFSTQSPASLMLAPGKYQVSAFKDGFEDLNWLLVVAQGQGSTPQKVALNMTPILPNEVSIQVNSIPTGASITLDGTDTGKITPTQLTVSARSHTLIYTLNGYDALTREFDAQTTTVLTDSLVKTKKATVVIPAAPKSTNPGVVNKPTIPPKSNTTSRLKPSTSNTPKPVAPSVQQSKPVQQKPTASPTPVPSPATPAPQPTQTEQPKPKKTVLERLRDRIKGNKEGNQPPNN from the coding sequence ATGGACAGTCTATTTGAAGACGTTACCCCACGAAGCGATCAGGCGCTCCCCCTCAATACTACCCTAAATGGCGAATATACAGTAGGTCGGGTACTTCGGCAGAGTGGCAATGGATTTACCTACCTCGCAAAAGACCCCAATGATCGGTTGGTGGTGGTTCAGGAATTATTCCCCAAACACCTCGTCTCCAGAAACTTAGGAGAAACCGAAGTCAGACCTATGACTACCCAAGCGGTGTTTGACCTTTCGGGCGGGATCGAAATGATGCTTCGGGAAGGAGACGCCTTACAACAAGTAAACCACCCCAGTGTTGCAAAAATTCAAGAAACTTTTGCCTCCAACTCGACGGCCTATGTCGTGAGTGCTTACTACGAAGGGCGCACGCTTTCCGACTTAATCATGAAGCATGGTGGGCGTCTTGCGGAACGCATGGCGCTAGAAAATGCCCTACTGGCCCTTACAGGTCTAAAAGCCATACACGACCGAAAAGTGGTCCATAAAGGCATTAAGCCGGAACAAATTTATATGCCCGCTGCCGGAAAAATGATCCTTGTGAACGATGGACTGTATGATCCGGTTTTGCCGCACCCCTATGCTTCTACTGGATATGATGCGCCAGAGCTTTTTCATAAAGGAATGGAACAAGGACCATGGACGGATTTATATAGTTTTGGCGGGATCCTCTATACCGCCCTAACAGGCCAGCAACCTGCTCCCGCCTCCGAACGGATTCCAGTAGATAACCTCACACCGCCGCGTTCGCTGAATCCGGAAATTTCGGAAGCCTTGGAAATGGTGATTATAAAATTGTTATCTCCCGAACCCAAAGACCGTTTTGCCTCGGTAGGTGAATTTGCAAAGGTTCTTCAGCCCATTTATAAGGCAGTGATTCAAGGTCAGATACCACCCAAACCCACCTTTCTGGGTGCTTCAAGCCCAGTGGTTTTGTTGCCTTTTCCACAAACCAAACCGTCTGGAACGGCAGACACTCAAGCTGCTATACCAGCATTCCGCGAAGACTGGAAATCAACTGGGCGTCAACCGTTGCCAGCTATGGATGCACCCATAACACCGCCAATTCAAACCGCTCCCCAAATTCCGGCTTTTACCGAACCACCCCCAAGCGATTGGGACGAGCCCCCCGTACCGACGAGCCAAAACAACTGGGAAAAGCCTGCATCCGGCGCGTGGAATACCCCTTCATCGGCTCCACCCAATACCCCTACAGAATGGCAAGCGAGCAAGTCCACTTCAGGGTTAACATCCGAGGATTTGGGAGGACGCCTCTTTCCGATGGATACGGTTGAAGCCAAGCCCATTCCGGATGCAGTACCGAAGGTAGCTACCCCGCCGCAGAAAAAGAAAAACATCTGGCCGGTCTTTTTGATCCTGCTGCTGGGCATTGGTGGTGTCACCGCAGGCGGTTGGTGGTATCTTAATCACAACAATAAAACCCAAGTGGTGTTAGGTACCAATCCGGTTACAGGTGCAAAACTCAATATACGATCTGTAGAAACAGGCGAAACATTCAGCACCCAATCTCCTGCAAGCCTAATGCTCGCGCCTGGTAAATATCAAGTTTCTGCCTTTAAAGATGGATTCGAGGACTTGAATTGGCTTTTGGTAGTGGCCCAAGGTCAGGGTAGTACCCCTCAAAAAGTCGCACTGAATATGACACCAATCCTCCCAAATGAGGTATCTATTCAGGTGAACTCCATTCCGACTGGTGCCAGTATTACCCTTGATGGAACCGATACTGGCAAGATAACGCCCACACAACTTACGGTTTCTGCCCGATCGCACACCTTGATCTACACCCTGAATGGGTATGACGCGCTAACAAGGGAATTTGATGCCCAAACCACAACCGTTTTAACCGACTCCTTGGTCAAGACCAAAAAAGCCACGGTCGTAATACCCGCAGCCCCCAAATCCACAAACCCTGGCGTGGTCAACAAACCAACAATACCTCCAAAATCCAATACCACTTCGCGACTAAAGCCTTCTACAAGCAATACACCGAAACCAGTTGCACCGTCGGTTCAGCAGTCCAAACCTGTTCAGCAAAAACCAACGGCCTCGCCCACACCGGTTCCTTCACCTGCAACACCCGCACCACAACCCACACAAACGGAACAGCCCAAACCGAAAAAAACCGTTTTAGAACGTTTACGGGACCGCATTAAGGGCAATAAGGAAGGTAACCAGCCGCCAAATA
- the pgsA gene encoding CDP-diacylglycerol--glycerol-3-phosphate 3-phosphatidyltransferase — translation MTKKLPNFLSLSRIVLTPVFIWLILTPTLEKRLLGGMVFIIAGLSDYWDGKLARQWKAKSRFGQFLDPLADKIFVLGTFLVLPFLVPEIPWWFVIVIGIRDLSVTALRSWAEAQSTSIPTLYSAKVKTTLQFVYLGWVLVWLICTHIPPIAGISKYLLTQWPMSLLMWVTLLSTVVTGLQYAQYALNPLPSQESSP, via the coding sequence GTGACCAAAAAACTTCCTAATTTTTTAAGCCTCAGCCGGATTGTGCTGACGCCCGTTTTTATTTGGCTGATCCTCACCCCGACGTTGGAAAAAAGACTTTTGGGCGGTATGGTGTTTATTATTGCAGGATTATCAGATTACTGGGACGGCAAATTGGCACGTCAATGGAAGGCGAAATCGCGTTTTGGTCAGTTTTTAGACCCGTTGGCGGATAAAATATTTGTTCTTGGCACCTTTCTGGTACTGCCTTTTTTAGTTCCAGAGATTCCTTGGTGGTTTGTGATCGTGATTGGTATTCGTGACCTCTCTGTTACGGCACTCCGTTCTTGGGCTGAGGCCCAAAGCACCTCCATTCCCACATTATATAGCGCAAAAGTAAAAACCACCCTTCAATTTGTTTATCTGGGATGGGTGCTGGTTTGGTTGATTTGTACCCATATTCCTCCCATTGCAGGCATCAGTAAATACCTACTTACCCAGTGGCCGATGTCGCTTTTGATGTGGGTCACCCTCCTTTCCACCGTCGTTACGGGGCTTCAGTATGCCCAATATGCCCTAAATCCTTTACCCTCGCAAGAATCATCGCCCTAA
- the dnaK gene encoding molecular chaperone DnaK yields MGKIIGIDLGTTNSVVAVMEGNEPIVIANAEGGRTTPSVVGFKKDGERLVGAPAKRQAITNPQNTVFSVKRFMGRGYDEVGEELKQVPYQVVRGDNGTARVKIEEKIYTPQEVSAMILQKLKQTAEDYLGEKVTEAVITVPAYFNDSQRKATKEAGEIAGLTVKRIINEPTAAALAYGLDKKKSHMKVAVYDLGGGTYDISVLELGDGVFEVLSTNGDTHLGGDNFDQVLIDYLADTFKKEEGVDLRKDPMALQRLKEAAEKAKIELSSATNTSINLPFITATADGPKHLNMEMSRGKFEQLVDHLIQRTLDPMKKALADAKLKPTEVDEVILVGGSTRIPKVQEVVENFFGKKPDRSVNPDEVVAIGASVQGGVLSGDVTDILLLDVTPLNLSIETLGGVATVMIPANTTIPTKKSERFSTAADNQPSVEIHVLQGDRSMAIDNKSLGKFYLEGIPPAPRGIPAIEVIFDIDANGILSVTAKDQATGKEKNIRIESSSGLSEQEIQKMRDAAAQHAEEDKKRREEVEKFNGADTLIFSSEKNLKDYGDKISPDKKEAIETALAKLKEVHAARNGSELEGAVNALNEAWSAASEELYKAQSEEAAAQQAATTEPADAPGDAGVEDANFTEVK; encoded by the coding sequence ATGGGAAAGATCATTGGAATTGACCTCGGTACCACCAATTCGGTTGTGGCTGTAATGGAAGGTAACGAACCAATTGTAATTGCGAATGCCGAGGGTGGACGCACCACGCCTTCGGTTGTAGGATTTAAAAAAGATGGCGAGCGCCTCGTGGGTGCGCCTGCAAAACGTCAGGCTATTACCAATCCACAAAATACAGTTTTCTCCGTCAAGCGTTTCATGGGACGTGGGTACGATGAAGTGGGAGAAGAACTCAAACAGGTTCCTTATCAGGTAGTACGGGGCGATAATGGCACCGCACGGGTTAAAATTGAGGAAAAAATTTACACACCTCAAGAAGTCTCGGCGATGATCCTCCAAAAATTGAAGCAAACGGCAGAAGATTATTTGGGTGAAAAAGTAACCGAGGCGGTAATTACTGTACCTGCATACTTCAACGACTCGCAGCGTAAGGCCACCAAAGAAGCGGGTGAAATTGCCGGATTGACGGTAAAGCGTATCATTAATGAGCCGACAGCTGCCGCCTTGGCATATGGTTTAGACAAGAAAAAAAGCCATATGAAAGTGGCTGTTTATGACTTGGGCGGTGGAACCTACGATATCTCGGTTTTGGAGTTGGGTGACGGCGTCTTTGAAGTACTCTCGACAAATGGCGATACCCATCTTGGGGGGGATAACTTTGACCAAGTTCTCATAGACTACTTGGCCGATACCTTTAAAAAGGAAGAGGGCGTGGACCTTCGGAAAGACCCAATGGCCCTTCAACGGTTGAAGGAAGCGGCTGAAAAAGCCAAAATCGAATTGTCTTCTGCCACCAATACCTCTATCAACCTGCCGTTTATTACAGCCACTGCCGATGGCCCCAAACACCTGAATATGGAAATGAGCCGGGGCAAATTTGAGCAATTGGTGGACCATTTGATTCAGCGGACGCTCGATCCGATGAAGAAAGCCTTGGCCGACGCCAAGTTAAAACCAACGGAAGTGGATGAGGTGATTTTGGTAGGTGGTTCTACCCGTATTCCAAAAGTACAAGAAGTGGTGGAAAACTTCTTTGGCAAAAAACCAGACCGCTCGGTTAACCCAGACGAGGTGGTGGCCATTGGCGCATCGGTTCAAGGGGGGGTTTTGTCGGGGGATGTTACAGATATCTTATTGTTAGACGTAACCCCACTTAACCTCAGTATTGAAACATTAGGCGGTGTTGCCACCGTAATGATTCCGGCCAATACCACCATCCCTACCAAAAAATCAGAACGTTTCTCGACGGCTGCCGATAACCAGCCTTCGGTAGAGATTCACGTTTTGCAAGGGGATCGTTCCATGGCCATAGACAACAAGTCTCTTGGCAAATTTTACCTTGAAGGGATTCCCCCTGCGCCACGAGGTATCCCGGCCATCGAAGTGATTTTCGATATTGATGCTAACGGAATTTTGTCGGTAACAGCAAAAGACCAAGCAACGGGCAAAGAAAAGAATATTCGGATAGAATCTTCATCGGGTCTTTCTGAGCAAGAAATCCAAAAAATGCGGGATGCCGCCGCCCAGCACGCCGAAGAGGACAAAAAACGCCGAGAAGAAGTGGAAAAATTCAATGGTGCCGACACCCTCATTTTCTCTTCGGAAAAGAACCTGAAGGATTATGGAGACAAAATCTCGCCGGATAAAAAAGAGGCAATAGAAACAGCCTTAGCGAAGTTGAAGGAAGTCCATGCAGCCCGTAATGGTAGTGAATTGGAAGGCGCCGTCAATGCCCTTAACGAGGCATGGAGTGCCGCCAGCGAAGAGTTATACAAGGCACAATCAGAAGAAGCGGCAGCACAACAAGCCGCAACAACTGAACCTGCTGATGCTCCGGGTGATGCAGGAGTAGAAGATGCCAACTTTACCGAAGTGAAATAA